In Blautia sp. SC05B48, a single genomic region encodes these proteins:
- the murC gene encoding UDP-N-acetylmuramate--L-alanine ligase yields the protein MYQIDFHKPLHIHFIGIGGISMSGLAEILLEENFRISGSDAKSSPLTRTLEERGATIYYGQRASNIKDDVDVVVYTAAIHPDNPEFACAKEKGLPMLTRAELLGQIMRNYDTPIAISGTHGKTTTTSMVSHILLEGDCDPTISVGGILPAIHGNIRVGNSETFITEACEYTNSFLSFFPKISVILNMDADHLDFFKDIDDIRHSFRKFAELLPADGTLIINADTPEYETIIRELPCTVLTYGLEHDADYTAADITWDKYGHPSFSVLFRGKKIGSYYLRVPGIHNVSNALAAIAIGRLLDLPDDVIVKGLGSFTGTDRRFQYKGEIGGVTIIDDYAHHPTEIEATLHAAKNYPHQKVWCVFQPHTYTRTKALLPEFAKALTLADHVVLADIYAARETDNLGISSQDLQKQIQELGTPCEYFPTFDEIESFLLKSCAHGDLLITMGAGDVVNIGEHLLGK from the coding sequence ATGTATCAGATAGACTTTCATAAACCGCTCCATATTCATTTCATCGGGATCGGAGGCATCAGCATGAGCGGCCTTGCCGAGATCCTTCTGGAAGAAAATTTCCGGATTTCCGGTTCCGATGCCAAATCCAGCCCGCTGACCCGCACACTGGAAGAGCGTGGCGCTACGATCTATTACGGACAGCGCGCTTCCAACATCAAGGATGACGTAGATGTGGTTGTCTATACAGCAGCGATCCACCCGGACAACCCGGAATTTGCCTGTGCGAAAGAAAAAGGGCTTCCAATGCTCACCCGCGCAGAGCTTCTGGGCCAGATCATGCGGAACTACGATACACCAATCGCAATTTCCGGAACCCACGGAAAAACCACTACTACTTCCATGGTTTCTCATATCCTTCTTGAGGGTGACTGTGATCCTACCATCAGTGTTGGCGGAATCCTTCCTGCTATCCACGGAAATATCCGCGTTGGAAATTCTGAGACCTTTATCACAGAGGCATGCGAATACACCAACAGCTTTTTAAGCTTCTTCCCTAAGATCAGTGTGATCCTGAACATGGATGCCGATCATCTGGATTTCTTCAAGGACATCGATGACATCCGCCATTCCTTCCGGAAATTTGCAGAGCTTCTCCCTGCTGACGGTACTCTGATCATCAACGCCGACACACCGGAGTATGAGACGATCATCCGGGAGCTTCCATGCACTGTTCTTACCTATGGTCTGGAGCACGATGCCGATTACACCGCGGCAGACATTACCTGGGATAAATACGGACATCCTTCCTTCTCCGTTCTCTTCCGGGGCAAAAAGATCGGCAGCTATTACCTTCGTGTACCGGGCATCCACAATGTATCCAATGCGCTGGCTGCTATTGCCATAGGACGCCTTCTGGACCTTCCGGATGATGTGATCGTCAAAGGTCTCGGAAGCTTTACCGGTACAGACCGTCGTTTCCAGTATAAAGGCGAGATCGGCGGTGTCACCATCATTGATGATTACGCTCATCATCCAACCGAGATCGAGGCAACCCTTCATGCTGCAAAGAATTATCCGCATCAGAAGGTATGGTGTGTATTCCAGCCTCATACCTACACACGTACCAAAGCTCTTCTTCCGGAATTTGCAAAAGCGCTGACTCTGGCCGATCATGTTGTACTGGCTGATATTTATGCCGCACGAGAAACAGACAATCTTGGTATTTCTTCCCAGGATCTCCAGAAACAGATCCAGGAACTTGGAACCCCCTGCGAATATTTCCCGACTTTTGATGAAATCGAGAGCTTCCTCTTAAAAAGTTGTGCACATGGTGATCTGTTGATAACTATGGGCGCCGGAGACGTTGTAAACATTGGAGAACACCTTCTCGGAAAATAA
- a CDS encoding glucose-1-phosphate adenylyltransferase has translation MIKKEMIAMLLAGGQGSRLGVLTEKVAKPAVAFGGKYRIIDFPLSNCINSGIDTVGVLTQYQPLRLNTHIGIGIPWDLDRNEGGVTVLPPYEKSTSSEWYTGTANAIYQNLAYMEQYNPDYVLILSGDHIYKMDYEVMLDFHKANKADITIACMPVPIEEASRFGIMVTDENSRITEFEEKPEHPSSNLASMGIYIFSWPVLKEALIALKDQNGCDFGKHILPYCKEKGQRLFAYEYNGYWKDVGTLGSYWEANMELIDIIPEFNLYEEFWRIYTKGDVIPPQYISADAVVDKCIIGEGTEIYGEVHNSVIGPNVIIGKGSVIRDSIIMKNTAVGENVVMDKAIVAEDVVIGNNVVIGCGEEVPNVLKPAVYSFGLVAIGENSVIPDSVKIGKNTAIAGVTTKEDYPDGELAAGQVIAAKDGGKE, from the coding sequence ATGATTAAGAAAGAGATGATTGCCATGCTCTTGGCCGGTGGGCAAGGCAGCAGGTTAGGAGTTTTGACAGAAAAGGTTGCAAAGCCGGCAGTCGCTTTTGGTGGTAAATATCGTATCATCGATTTTCCACTGAGCAATTGTATTAACTCGGGAATTGACACGGTGGGTGTGCTGACACAGTACCAGCCTCTCCGCCTGAATACACATATCGGTATCGGTATTCCGTGGGATCTGGACCGCAATGAAGGCGGTGTCACAGTCCTTCCTCCATATGAGAAGAGCACAAGCAGCGAATGGTATACAGGAACTGCCAATGCGATCTATCAGAATCTGGCTTATATGGAGCAGTATAACCCGGATTATGTACTGATCCTTTCCGGTGACCATATCTATAAGATGGATTACGAAGTGATGCTGGATTTCCACAAAGCGAACAAGGCAGATATTACAATCGCGTGTATGCCGGTTCCCATTGAGGAAGCCAGCCGTTTTGGTATTATGGTTACTGATGAGAACAGCCGTATTACTGAGTTTGAGGAGAAACCGGAGCATCCAAGCAGCAATCTTGCATCCATGGGTATCTATATTTTCTCATGGCCGGTTCTTAAGGAAGCACTGATCGCCCTGAAGGATCAGAATGGCTGCGACTTCGGTAAACATATCCTTCCGTACTGTAAAGAGAAAGGACAGCGCCTTTTTGCTTACGAGTACAACGGCTATTGGAAAGATGTAGGAACTCTTGGTTCTTACTGGGAAGCAAATATGGAGCTGATCGATATCATTCCGGAGTTTAATCTTTATGAGGAATTCTGGAGGATCTACACCAAGGGAGATGTGATCCCGCCACAGTATATTTCCGCAGATGCAGTTGTGGACAAGTGTATCATCGGTGAGGGAACAGAAATCTATGGTGAAGTACATAATTCAGTGATTGGTCCGAATGTTATCATCGGCAAGGGCAGTGTGATACGTGATTCTATTATCATGAAGAATACAGCAGTTGGTGAGAATGTTGTTATGGATAAAGCTATCGTGGCAGAAGATGTTGTCATCGGAAATAATGTTGTGATCGGATGCGGCGAGGAAGTACCGAATGTTCTGAAACCGGCTGTATATTCCTTTGGACTTGTGGCTATCGGCGAAAACAGCGTGATTCCGGACAGTGTCAAAATCGGTAAGAATACCGCTATCGCCGGTGTTACAACAAAAGAAGACTACCCTGACGGAGAACTGGCAGCCGGCCAGGTAATTGCAGCAAAGGACGGTGGGAAAGAATGA
- a CDS encoding ATP-binding protein has product MPLQNFQYDTIMREYSRRQAQNHRILEEHTAEAYGKIPRLKEIDDEVATLSADKVRRLLNGEEKGTSDLKAAIQELSDERITLLVANGFPGDYLEMPYTCPDCQDTGYIGSRKCTCFKKAEIELLYAQSNLNEILEKENFDSFSFDYYSATIKNEATGLSALETARRAYDTAQRFVQNFDHKFENLFLYGDTGVGKTFLSHCIARELLRSTHCVLYFSAYDLFDMMAANSFSRKDTGTDEELIYDCDLLIIDDLGTELTNSFVSSQLFLCLNERIMRRKSTIISTNLTLKNFSDTYSERTFSRIASNYQMISLIGKDIRIQKIFLGGN; this is encoded by the coding sequence ATGCCTTTACAGAATTTTCAATATGATACTATAATGAGAGAATACAGCCGCCGGCAGGCACAGAATCACCGCATTTTGGAGGAACACACAGCCGAAGCCTACGGAAAGATCCCCCGTCTGAAAGAGATCGATGACGAGGTGGCAACTTTAAGTGCCGACAAAGTCCGACGTCTTTTAAACGGCGAAGAAAAGGGAACTTCAGATCTGAAGGCAGCCATTCAGGAGCTTTCCGATGAACGGATCACCCTTCTTGTTGCAAACGGCTTTCCCGGAGACTATCTGGAGATGCCTTACACCTGCCCTGACTGCCAGGATACCGGCTATATCGGCAGCCGGAAATGCACCTGTTTTAAAAAAGCTGAGATCGAGCTGCTTTATGCACAGTCCAATCTGAATGAAATTCTCGAAAAAGAGAATTTTGACAGCTTTTCATTTGACTATTATTCTGCTACAATAAAAAACGAAGCCACGGGACTGTCTGCCCTGGAAACAGCCAGACGGGCCTATGATACTGCACAACGCTTTGTGCAGAACTTCGACCATAAATTTGAAAACCTGTTTTTATATGGTGATACCGGTGTGGGAAAAACCTTTCTTTCACACTGCATCGCACGGGAGCTTCTCAGATCCACCCACTGTGTTCTGTACTTTTCAGCCTACGATCTTTTTGATATGATGGCTGCGAATTCTTTTTCCCGAAAAGATACCGGCACAGACGAGGAACTGATCTATGACTGTGATCTTCTGATCATTGATGACCTGGGAACGGAGCTTACCAACAGTTTCGTATCTTCACAGCTTTTTCTCTGTCTCAATGAGCGGATCATGCGCAGGAAATCCACGATCATTTCCACGAATCTGACGCTCAAAAATTTCTCGGATACCTATTCCGAGAGAACATTTTCCCGAATTGCCAGCAACTATCAGATGATATCGTTGATCGGGAAGGACATCCGTATACAGAAAATATTTTTAGGAGGAAATTAA
- a CDS encoding DnaD domain protein — translation MSLISLQNSSELGVTILSNRFIDNFMPRANGEFVKVYIYLLRMVSATPSSFSLEHMADSLFCTERDISRALKYWEGEKLIALAYTADQKLSGITLLEPFADTGHRESSASMDTFTGSGNSASVSGNTDPEVPSSADYILSLTPDRIRELKQNEEISQLLYITEQYLTKTLTPTEMQKILFFYDELHMSADLIEYLVEYCVSRGRKSMRYIETVALAWAKDGITTVEMARDASSRFSKDYYTILKAMGISGRNPVDNEITYIDTWRKTYGFDLELIQEACSRTVLSTGQPSFQYADKILSGWKKKNVHTLEDIRLLDAAHKKRQLEKSVSRKKQPQTQPQNSNRFNNFHQRDYDFAEYEKRLLNNQ, via the coding sequence ATGAGCCTGATTTCACTTCAGAATTCCTCTGAACTGGGGGTAACGATTCTTTCCAATCGCTTTATTGACAATTTCATGCCTCGTGCCAACGGGGAGTTCGTAAAGGTATATATCTACCTTCTCCGGATGGTATCTGCCACTCCTTCTTCTTTCAGCCTGGAGCATATGGCAGACAGCCTTTTCTGCACGGAAAGAGATATTTCCCGTGCACTGAAATACTGGGAAGGTGAGAAACTGATCGCATTAGCCTATACTGCAGATCAGAAGCTTTCCGGGATCACTTTGCTGGAACCTTTTGCTGATACCGGTCATAGAGAGAGCAGCGCTTCCATGGATACTTTCACCGGTTCCGGCAATTCTGCTTCCGTTTCCGGAAACACGGATCCGGAAGTCCCGAGCTCCGCTGATTACATTCTTAGTCTCACTCCTGACCGGATCAGAGAACTTAAGCAAAACGAAGAGATCAGTCAGCTTCTCTATATCACAGAGCAGTATCTGACCAAAACACTGACGCCTACAGAAATGCAGAAGATCCTTTTTTTCTATGATGAGCTCCATATGTCTGCGGATCTCATCGAATATCTGGTGGAATACTGTGTTTCCAGAGGCCGCAAGAGTATGCGTTATATTGAAACAGTTGCACTCGCCTGGGCAAAAGACGGCATCACCACCGTCGAGATGGCACGGGATGCCAGCTCCCGTTTTTCCAAGGATTATTACACGATCCTGAAGGCTATGGGGATCAGCGGCCGCAACCCTGTTGATAACGAGATCACTTACATTGATACCTGGCGCAAGACCTACGGTTTTGATCTGGAGCTGATCCAGGAAGCCTGCAGCCGTACTGTCCTTTCCACCGGACAGCCCAGTTTCCAGTATGCGGATAAGATCCTCTCCGGCTGGAAAAAGAAAAACGTACATACGCTGGAGGATATCCGGCTTCTGGATGCCGCACACAAAAAACGCCAGCTTGAGAAATCTGTTTCCAGGAAGAAGCAGCCCCAGACCCAGCCTCAGAATAGCAACCGCTTCAATAATTTCCACCAGCGTGATTATGATTTTGCGGAATATGAGAAACGTCTTTTAAATAATCAGTAA